A part of Geothrix oryzae genomic DNA contains:
- the mtnA gene encoding S-methyl-5-thioribose-1-phosphate isomerase yields MTPFESLGLKHDGRTLWVLDQTQLPDAEVWLDGSAPEDMIALIKRLAVRGAPLIGVAAAASLATCAARGASAAEYAAACAALRAARPTAVNLMWAMDRMKAATDPGAEAQAIFEEDVRLCEGMAQHGAALIQEGEGILTHCNTGGLATAGIGTALGVIRRAHEQGKRIHVFADETRPLLQGGRLTAWELSKLGIPSTLITDSMAALLLRDGKVQRVLVGSDRVAANGDFANKVGTYGLAVQARFHGVPFHPVAPFSTVDLACPTGAAIPIEERDPAEVRGHGRLRWAPEGMAAWNPSFDVTPVELVTSLVLDRGVYSAGQLRSGVLARVCG; encoded by the coding sequence ATGACCCCCTTTGAATCCCTTGGCCTGAAACATGACGGACGCACGCTCTGGGTGCTGGACCAGACGCAGCTTCCGGACGCCGAAGTCTGGCTGGATGGCAGCGCGCCCGAGGACATGATCGCCCTCATCAAGCGCCTGGCCGTGCGGGGGGCGCCCCTCATCGGCGTGGCCGCGGCGGCCAGCCTGGCCACCTGCGCGGCGCGCGGGGCCTCCGCGGCCGAATACGCCGCCGCCTGCGCGGCCCTGCGCGCGGCCCGGCCCACGGCCGTGAACCTCATGTGGGCCATGGACCGCATGAAGGCCGCGACCGATCCCGGGGCGGAGGCCCAGGCCATCTTCGAAGAGGATGTGCGGCTCTGCGAGGGCATGGCCCAGCACGGCGCGGCCCTCATCCAGGAGGGCGAGGGGATCCTCACCCACTGCAACACCGGGGGCCTCGCCACGGCGGGCATCGGCACGGCGCTCGGCGTCATCCGCCGCGCCCACGAGCAGGGCAAGCGCATCCATGTCTTTGCCGACGAGACGCGGCCCCTGCTCCAGGGCGGCCGCCTCACGGCCTGGGAGCTGAGCAAGCTGGGCATCCCCTCCACCCTCATCACCGACAGCATGGCGGCCCTGCTCCTGCGCGATGGCAAAGTCCAGCGCGTGCTGGTGGGCTCGGACCGCGTGGCCGCCAACGGCGACTTCGCCAACAAGGTGGGCACCTACGGCCTGGCCGTGCAGGCCCGCTTCCACGGTGTGCCCTTCCATCCCGTGGCCCCCTTCAGCACCGTGGACCTCGCCTGCCCCACCGGCGCCGCCATCCCCATCGAGGAGCGGGACCCCGCCGAGGTGCGCGGCCATGGCCGCCTGCGGTGGGCCCCCGAAGGCATGGCCGCCTGGAACCCCAGTTTCGATGTCACACCGGTGGAGCTCGTCACCAGCCTGGTGCTGGATCGGGGCGTCTACAGCGCCGGCCAGCTTCGATCCGGAGTCCTCGCCAGGGTGTGCGGGTAA
- a CDS encoding SPFH domain-containing protein: MDLSWLSANPGLSLLAFLSAAFAALLLSKWIRYIPNNRVGIVEKLISGKGSVKTGLIALGGEAGFQPHLLRGGWHLLTPFQYRIHKMPMVTIPQGKIGYVFARDGKDLPPSQALASNSHGADFQDVVAFLQSGGEKGPQRQILREGMYAINLVQFVVLTEDQVYYLPLDKSEVETFQKMSAIITERAGWRPVIIRGADDAVGIVTVHDGPSLSSGEIIAPTVGEDPNQVASYHNNFQDADKFLVAGGQRGRQYQVLVEGTYYINRLFATVEMIPKTVVEVGTVGVVVSYTGEIGTDISGQEYRHGELVTKGTRGVWSEPLLPGKYAFNTYAGKVLMVPTTNFILKWTKGEVGSHKFDENLTEVSLITKDAFEPSLPLSVVVHIDYRKAPLVIQRFGDIKKLVEQTLDPMVSAYFKNIGQTRTLIQLIQDRSAIQEQSGVQMKEKFTQYNLELQEVLIGTPTSGAPGGQIEQILVQLRSRQIADEQVETYGRQQSAAVKERELREAEARAKQQTLLTESAIGIEVQSNQGKADYAKAQQQAAQIQTLAGAEAEKVRLMGEGEAKRIKVMAEAQAEQAARVGIAQAMAIEEQVRAYGGPQFQLVQQVMNRFAEAIEKSQVDVVPKIHMGGGDKGGGSLIESLLGLLLSEKAGQLAGVATPAAANPEAEALKAALRQNMTK, encoded by the coding sequence ATGGACCTCTCCTGGCTTTCCGCCAATCCCGGCCTGAGCTTACTGGCCTTCCTTAGCGCCGCCTTCGCGGCGCTCCTCCTCAGCAAGTGGATCCGCTACATCCCCAACAACCGCGTGGGCATCGTGGAGAAGCTCATCAGCGGCAAGGGCTCCGTCAAGACCGGCCTCATCGCCCTGGGCGGCGAGGCGGGCTTCCAGCCCCACCTGCTGCGCGGCGGCTGGCACCTGCTCACCCCCTTCCAGTACCGCATCCACAAGATGCCCATGGTCACCATCCCCCAGGGCAAGATCGGCTATGTCTTCGCCCGTGACGGCAAGGACTTGCCGCCCTCCCAGGCCCTGGCCAGCAACAGCCATGGCGCTGATTTCCAGGATGTGGTGGCCTTCCTCCAGAGCGGTGGTGAAAAGGGCCCCCAGCGGCAGATCCTCCGCGAAGGTATGTATGCCATCAACCTCGTGCAGTTCGTGGTACTCACCGAAGACCAGGTCTACTACCTGCCTTTGGATAAGAGCGAGGTGGAAACCTTCCAGAAGATGAGCGCGATCATCACCGAGCGTGCCGGATGGCGGCCCGTCATCATCCGCGGCGCAGACGACGCCGTGGGCATCGTCACGGTGCACGACGGGCCTTCGCTATCCAGCGGTGAGATCATCGCGCCCACCGTGGGTGAAGATCCCAACCAGGTGGCGAGCTACCACAACAACTTCCAGGACGCGGACAAGTTCCTCGTGGCGGGCGGCCAGCGTGGGCGCCAGTACCAGGTGCTGGTGGAAGGCACCTACTACATCAACCGCCTCTTCGCGACGGTGGAGATGATCCCGAAGACCGTGGTGGAAGTGGGCACGGTGGGCGTGGTGGTGAGCTACACCGGCGAGATCGGCACCGACATCAGCGGCCAGGAGTATCGCCACGGCGAACTGGTCACCAAGGGCACCCGTGGCGTCTGGAGCGAGCCCCTGCTGCCCGGCAAGTACGCCTTCAACACCTACGCCGGCAAGGTGCTCATGGTGCCCACCACCAACTTCATCCTCAAGTGGACCAAGGGTGAGGTGGGCAGCCACAAGTTCGACGAGAACCTGACCGAGGTGAGCCTCATCACCAAGGATGCCTTCGAGCCCAGCCTGCCGCTCTCCGTGGTGGTGCACATCGACTACCGCAAGGCGCCCCTCGTCATCCAGCGCTTCGGCGACATCAAGAAGCTCGTGGAACAGACGCTGGACCCCATGGTCAGCGCCTACTTCAAGAACATCGGCCAGACCCGCACCCTCATCCAGCTCATCCAGGACCGCAGCGCCATCCAGGAGCAGAGTGGCGTCCAGATGAAGGAGAAGTTCACCCAGTACAACCTGGAGCTCCAGGAAGTCCTCATCGGCACGCCCACCAGCGGCGCGCCCGGCGGACAGATCGAGCAGATCCTCGTGCAGCTGCGCAGCCGCCAGATCGCCGACGAGCAGGTGGAGACCTACGGTCGCCAGCAGAGCGCCGCGGTGAAGGAACGCGAACTCCGCGAAGCCGAGGCCCGCGCCAAGCAGCAGACCCTGCTCACGGAATCCGCCATCGGCATCGAGGTGCAGAGCAACCAGGGCAAGGCCGACTACGCCAAGGCCCAGCAGCAGGCCGCCCAGATCCAGACGCTCGCCGGCGCCGAAGCCGAGAAGGTGCGCCTCATGGGCGAAGGCGAGGCCAAGCGCATCAAGGTCATGGCCGAAGCCCAGGCCGAGCAGGCCGCCCGCGTGGGCATCGCCCAGGCCATGGCCATCGAGGAGCAGGTCCGCGCCTACGGCGGCCCCCAGTTCCAGCTCGTGCAGCAGGTCATGAACCGCTTCGCCGAAGCCATCGAGAAGTCCCAGGTGGATGTGGTCCCCAAGATCCACATGGGCGGGGGCGATAAGGGCGGCGGCAGCCTCATCGAAAGCCTGCTGGGCCTCCTGCTCAGCGAGAAGGCCGGACAGCTGGCGGGCGTGGCGACACCGGCCGCCGCGAACCCCGAGGCCGAGGCCCTGAAGGCGGCCCTGCGACAGAACATGACGAAGTAG
- a CDS encoding cupin domain-containing protein — MNKDEVVPETNGVTVQLLSTVDLGPEIDGMEGRQLRMRRVTIAPGGVFGPLHDHVGRPGTVFILQGTITDHRNGISTDYGPGVGWPEDRNTHHWLENKGTIPAIEISVDIVKTEKVPPHPRQA, encoded by the coding sequence TTGAACAAAGACGAGGTCGTTCCAGAGACAAACGGTGTGACCGTTCAGCTGCTTTCGACGGTCGACCTAGGTCCAGAGATCGATGGGATGGAAGGCCGACAGCTTCGAATGCGAAGGGTCACCATCGCACCTGGAGGGGTGTTCGGCCCGCTTCATGACCATGTTGGGAGACCGGGTACTGTCTTCATTCTTCAAGGTACGATCACTGATCATCGAAACGGGATTTCCACCGACTATGGCCCTGGAGTGGGCTGGCCAGAAGATCGAAACACCCATCACTGGCTCGAGAACAAAGGAACCATCCCAGCCATTGAAATTTCCGTCGACATCGTAAAAACAGAAAAAGTTCCCCCTCATCCCAGGCAGGCCTGA
- a CDS encoding MmcQ/YjbR family DNA-binding protein has product MPKPPPFSRPVTALRKAALAFPETTEDHPWGECAFKVRGKVFLFLSTGDDTLSLSMKLPQSNGFAILLPFTKPTGYGLGKSGWITATFTPGESIPLPLLLDWLEESFCAVAPKRVSATLAAAPVAKARPAALRSRR; this is encoded by the coding sequence ATGCCCAAGCCCCCGCCGTTCTCCAGGCCCGTGACGGCTCTCCGGAAGGCGGCCCTCGCCTTCCCCGAAACCACGGAGGACCACCCTTGGGGTGAGTGCGCCTTCAAGGTGAGGGGGAAGGTGTTCCTCTTCCTGTCCACGGGCGACGACACCCTCTCCCTTTCCATGAAGCTGCCCCAGTCGAACGGCTTCGCCATCCTTCTGCCCTTCACCAAACCCACGGGCTACGGCCTCGGCAAAAGCGGATGGATCACCGCCACCTTCACCCCGGGGGAATCCATCCCCCTGCCCCTGTTGCTGGACTGGCTCGAGGAGAGTTTCTGTGCCGTGGCGCCCAAGCGCGTGTCGGCGACCCTGGCGGCGGCCCCGGTGGCGAAGGCCCGCCCCGCGGCCCTCCGGAGCAGGCGATAA
- a CDS encoding DUF1801 domain-containing protein — MKKQSASPVPTASELITERIAELGDWRGETLGRMRRLIQEADPEVVEEWKWMGTPVWSHDGILCTGESYKKAVKLTFLKGASLADPDHLFNASLDGNARRAIDIHEGEEVDASAFKALIRRAVELNRSTPSKSPKKPKS, encoded by the coding sequence ATGAAAAAACAAAGTGCGAGTCCAGTTCCCACGGCCTCGGAGCTCATCACGGAACGGATCGCCGAGCTCGGGGACTGGCGGGGCGAAACCCTCGGTCGAATGCGCCGGCTCATCCAGGAGGCCGATCCGGAAGTCGTCGAAGAATGGAAGTGGATGGGCACTCCTGTCTGGTCGCACGATGGCATCCTCTGCACGGGGGAATCCTACAAGAAGGCCGTGAAGCTGACCTTCCTCAAGGGCGCGTCGCTGGCGGATCCGGACCACCTCTTCAACGCGAGCCTCGATGGAAACGCGCGGCGCGCGATCGACATCCATGAAGGAGAAGAGGTCGACGCATCGGCCTTCAAGGCGCTCATCCGCCGAGCGGTCGAGCTCAACAGGTCCACCCCGTCGAAATCCCCGAAGAAACCGAAGTCCTAG
- a CDS encoding ABZJ_00895 family protein — protein MNKRFLTLRYIGLFAVLYFVLMFIVGLVIQTLEITPPSMSNILVIVGSVLLINAFFLRREKRPPSRNEYLGLVAGATLADFALEMYGLQYVIAPIQWGTIILVTLGHTLLFAVGFFPRRRDSNEPSAA, from the coding sequence GTGAACAAGCGCTTCTTGACCTTAAGATACATCGGCCTCTTCGCTGTTTTGTACTTCGTTCTTATGTTTATTGTTGGGCTTGTCATTCAAACTCTAGAGATCACACCACCTTCAATGAGCAACATCCTGGTCATCGTTGGCTCGGTTCTTCTCATCAACGCCTTTTTTCTTCGCAGGGAGAAACGCCCGCCGTCTCGGAACGAATATCTAGGGCTAGTTGCAGGCGCAACCCTGGCAGACTTCGCCCTAGAAATGTATGGCTTGCAGTATGTGATAGCACCAATCCAATGGGGCACCATCATTCTCGTCACACTTGGTCATACTTTGCTCTTCGCAGTTGGTTTCTTCCCCAGGCGCAGGGATTCCAATGAACCGTCTGCAGCCTAA
- a CDS encoding VOC family protein, producing MINQVFLTLPVADLQRSISFFKALGFVHNPQFSDNTAACIVINDAMSVMLGTHAKFREFTPKAICDTNQAVEVLISLSCESREQVDELVAKALAAGGSTYDKPEDFGFMYTHSFVDPDGHGWGLLHMASQPAP from the coding sequence ATGATCAACCAGGTGTTCCTCACCCTCCCGGTCGCTGATCTCCAGAGGTCGATCAGCTTCTTCAAGGCGCTTGGATTTGTTCACAACCCACAGTTCAGCGACAACACGGCCGCGTGCATCGTCATCAATGATGCAATGTCTGTGATGTTGGGTACCCATGCCAAGTTCCGTGAGTTCACGCCCAAAGCTATCTGCGACACGAATCAGGCCGTCGAAGTCTTGATATCTCTCAGTTGTGAGAGCCGTGAACAGGTAGATGAATTGGTCGCCAAGGCCCTTGCGGCTGGTGGTTCAACCTACGACAAGCCCGAAGATTTTGGGTTCATGTACACACACAGTTTCGTGGATCCGGATGGCCATGGGTGGGGGCTGCTCCACATGGCTTCCCAGCCTGCCCCGTAG
- a CDS encoding cupin domain-containing protein has protein sequence MTIVSTNNAEHYVWGDNCDGWHLLKNPSLHVIQESVPPGRSEQRHTHSVAQQFFFILTGHAIMELEGQDYPLSAGEGIHIAAGKPHQFKNPYNDPVEFLVISNPTTRGDRNDLA, from the coding sequence ATGACGATCGTTTCTACAAACAATGCTGAGCACTATGTTTGGGGCGACAACTGTGATGGATGGCATCTGCTTAAGAACCCAAGCCTCCATGTCATCCAAGAATCGGTTCCACCGGGCAGATCGGAACAACGGCACACCCATTCGGTGGCTCAGCAGTTTTTCTTCATCCTCACCGGTCACGCCATCATGGAACTAGAAGGCCAAGATTATCCACTCTCGGCCGGTGAGGGCATTCACATTGCGGCTGGCAAACCACATCAGTTCAAGAATCCATACAATGATCCTGTCGAATTCCTGGTCATATCCAATCCAACTACTCGCGGTGATCGTAATGACTTGGCCTAG
- a CDS encoding dual specificity protein phosphatase family protein, giving the protein MQHIFWVIQDQLAGRCGPDRQPWKLAELRSAGFSAVLSVNDGVLCHPEDFDQLGMAYACIALPPHVPPQSGDADHCMNALPCAYSFVLQQLTQGHRVLVHCSSGKDRTGLFLAYFLMRAFDLPVKVAINKVLEVRPTAYTAEGWLDFTLEVLEAAGPNPSFTSDPACIVPLSHTLSQLLDSSALPSPSAQVRPVGLIH; this is encoded by the coding sequence ATGCAGCACATTTTCTGGGTGATCCAAGACCAGCTTGCCGGTCGATGTGGACCCGATCGACAGCCTTGGAAACTTGCCGAACTTAGATCAGCAGGGTTTAGTGCAGTTCTTTCGGTCAATGATGGGGTGCTCTGCCATCCAGAAGACTTCGATCAGCTCGGAATGGCCTACGCTTGCATTGCCTTGCCGCCGCATGTGCCGCCGCAGTCCGGTGACGCCGATCACTGCATGAACGCCCTTCCGTGTGCGTATTCCTTCGTGCTCCAACAACTCACACAAGGGCACAGGGTGCTGGTCCACTGCTCCTCGGGAAAAGACAGAACAGGGCTATTTCTGGCATATTTCCTCATGAGGGCTTTCGACTTACCTGTCAAAGTAGCAATAAATAAAGTTCTAGAGGTTCGTCCTACTGCCTATACAGCTGAGGGTTGGTTGGACTTCACGCTGGAGGTGCTCGAAGCAGCTGGGCCTAACCCCTCGTTCACCTCCGACCCCGCCTGCATTGTCCCTCTCTCACACACGCTCTCTCAACTTCTCGATTCCTCAGCTCTGCCCAGCCCCTCAGCGCAGGTGCGGCCGGTAGGCCTCATTCATTAG
- a CDS encoding SAM-dependent methyltransferase, which translates to MDIPRIFNITESAHRIHNPFTPEKLATLGLALRLESGTRVLDLGSGSGEMLCTWARDHGIIGFGIDMSPLFTEQANLRAEELGVADQVKFLHGDAAGYVSDEKVSVAACVGATWIGGGVAGTIELLSRSLRTGGIILIGEPYWRQSPPTEDVAKGCLASSISDFLMLPDLLASFGRLGYDIVEMVLADQDGWDRYEAAKWLTMRRWLEANPDDPFAKEVRAKLTSEPEHYAAYTREYLGWGVFALMPR; encoded by the coding sequence ATGGACATTCCAAGGATCTTCAACATCACTGAAAGTGCGCACCGCATCCACAACCCGTTCACACCCGAAAAGCTGGCCACTCTTGGCCTTGCGCTGCGTCTGGAATCGGGAACTCGGGTGCTCGACCTCGGCAGCGGTTCGGGGGAGATGCTTTGCACCTGGGCACGCGATCACGGCATCATCGGCTTCGGTATCGACATGAGCCCGTTGTTCACCGAGCAAGCGAACCTCCGTGCCGAAGAACTCGGCGTCGCCGATCAAGTCAAGTTCCTCCATGGCGATGCTGCCGGTTATGTCTCGGATGAGAAGGTCAGTGTGGCCGCCTGTGTTGGCGCCACTTGGATCGGCGGGGGAGTCGCCGGCACGATCGAACTTCTCTCCCGGAGCCTGCGTACCGGAGGGATCATCCTCATCGGTGAGCCCTACTGGCGGCAGTCACCCCCGACGGAAGATGTTGCCAAGGGGTGCCTTGCCAGCTCAATCTCCGATTTTCTCATGCTCCCGGACCTTCTCGCGTCTTTCGGCCGCCTTGGCTATGACATCGTTGAAATGGTTCTAGCTGACCAGGACGGCTGGGACAGATACGAGGCGGCCAAATGGCTCACCATGCGCCGATGGCTTGAAGCCAATCCAGATGATCCGTTCGCGAAAGAAGTTCGAGCCAAACTGACCTCGGAACCCGAGCACTACGCCGCGTACACGCGTGAGTACCTGGGCTGGGGTGTCTTCGCGCTGATGCCGCGGTGA
- a CDS encoding class II aldolase/adducin family protein, which produces MDASGPLHDLLQDLLDACRHLHAGGLLAASDGNLSLRLADGRIAMTPSGVPKAKVKREDLAYLALDGTILSGRPSSERAMHLAIYRAVPEARAIVHAHPPTAIAWSLARPELRELPSDGLPEVILAAGRIPIVPMAIPGTEAMGTNLLPFLPGHRLMILARHGGLCWGEHLDEATGGIERLEQVAEILWKAETLGGAKRLEPTDLDELRALRAKLGPRII; this is translated from the coding sequence ATGGATGCTTCCGGCCCCCTCCACGATCTCCTCCAAGACCTCCTCGATGCCTGCCGCCACCTCCACGCAGGCGGCCTGCTGGCGGCTTCCGACGGCAACCTGTCCCTGAGGCTGGCCGACGGCCGCATCGCCATGACGCCCAGCGGCGTGCCGAAGGCGAAGGTGAAACGGGAAGACCTGGCCTACCTGGCCCTCGACGGCACCATCCTCTCGGGCCGTCCCAGCAGCGAGCGCGCCATGCACCTGGCCATCTACCGCGCCGTGCCGGAAGCCAGGGCCATCGTCCACGCCCACCCGCCCACCGCCATCGCCTGGTCCCTGGCGCGGCCCGAGCTGAGGGAGCTGCCTTCGGACGGCTTGCCGGAAGTCATCCTCGCCGCGGGCCGCATCCCCATCGTGCCCATGGCCATCCCCGGCACCGAGGCCATGGGCACGAACCTCCTGCCCTTCCTGCCCGGCCATCGCCTGATGATCCTGGCCCGCCACGGCGGCCTCTGCTGGGGCGAGCACCTGGACGAGGCGACCGGCGGCATCGAGCGGCTGGAGCAGGTGGCCGAGATCCTCTGGAAGGCCGAAACCCTGGGCGGCGCCAAGCGCCTGGAACCCACCGATCTGGACGAACTCCGGGCGCTTCGGGCCAAGCTGGGGCCGAGAATCATCTAA
- a CDS encoding DUF2314 domain-containing protein yields the protein MLRVFLMALVLACPSVAYTQSTLAPNAPEDKPVGFTGDQHQRLLKAVAPYMAQARKTWPTAKANYLKGLPPKHVFFVTVELADMRGKREITFVEVQKIENGIITGLIANEISTVSGYKAGQRFSIAEAEIWDWTISKPDGTEDGNLVGKFLETYKL from the coding sequence ATGCTTAGAGTGTTCCTAATGGCCCTCGTCCTGGCTTGTCCCTCAGTTGCTTACACCCAGTCGACACTTGCGCCAAACGCCCCAGAAGATAAGCCTGTCGGGTTCACTGGGGACCAGCATCAGAGACTATTGAAGGCGGTGGCGCCTTACATGGCTCAAGCCAGAAAGACATGGCCAACGGCCAAGGCGAATTACCTCAAAGGGCTTCCACCCAAGCATGTTTTTTTTGTGACCGTCGAACTGGCTGACATGCGAGGAAAACGCGAGATCACTTTCGTGGAAGTTCAGAAAATCGAGAACGGCATCATCACTGGCCTGATCGCGAACGAAATTTCTACCGTGTCTGGGTACAAAGCAGGTCAGAGATTTTCAATCGCGGAGGCAGAAATCTGGGATTGGACTATCTCCAAACCTGATGGCACCGAAGACGGAAACCTCGTAGGCAAGTTTCTCGAGACCTATAAGCTCTGA
- a CDS encoding tetratricopeptide repeat protein yields the protein MIPLLLLFPVAQVQSQVQSQGLAAPLPAPAEALARAKDWGGLADWFETVSPATRGAHYELWIQALNRSRRWERLAAVCEALQPQLEAKSGPRLATYRLYRAQALSQLGRHGDAAAAHAENGRLGYPDGFPNACAEARLAQDWTTLQTCADALLEARPGDAMGQAWKGEALARQDRLAEAEPILRAAVAKDPAIAHAWNNLGRCLNEKKAWAEACEALDRALALEPNQLEALFNRGRARFELKRYPESRDDFRAALALRPGDPVLTENLRQAERYAALPAPKRR from the coding sequence ATGATCCCTCTGCTCCTCCTGTTTCCTGTCGCCCAGGTCCAGTCCCAGGTCCAATCCCAGGGCTTGGCCGCCCCCCTGCCCGCCCCGGCGGAGGCCCTGGCCCGGGCCAAGGACTGGGGCGGCCTCGCGGATTGGTTCGAGACGGTGTCGCCCGCCACCCGGGGCGCCCACTACGAGCTGTGGATCCAGGCCCTCAACCGGAGCCGGCGCTGGGAGCGGCTCGCGGCGGTCTGCGAGGCCCTGCAGCCTCAGCTGGAAGCCAAATCCGGCCCCCGCCTGGCCACCTACCGCCTCTACCGCGCCCAGGCCCTGAGCCAGTTGGGGCGCCATGGGGACGCCGCGGCCGCCCATGCCGAGAACGGCCGCCTCGGCTATCCCGACGGCTTTCCCAACGCCTGTGCCGAGGCCCGCCTGGCCCAGGACTGGACCACCCTCCAAACCTGCGCCGATGCGCTGCTCGAGGCCCGCCCGGGGGACGCCATGGGCCAGGCCTGGAAAGGCGAGGCCCTGGCGCGCCAGGACCGCCTAGCCGAGGCCGAGCCGATCCTCCGCGCGGCCGTGGCGAAGGACCCGGCGATCGCCCACGCCTGGAACAACCTGGGCCGCTGCCTCAACGAAAAGAAGGCCTGGGCCGAGGCCTGCGAGGCCCTGGACAGGGCCCTGGCCCTGGAGCCCAACCAGCTCGAAGCCCTCTTCAACCGCGGCCGTGCCCGCTTCGAGCTGAAGCGCTACCCCGAGAGCCGCGATGACTTCCGCGCCGCCCTCGCCCTCCGCCCCGGCGACCCCGTCCTCACCGAGAACCTGCGCCAAGCCGAACGCTACGCCGCCCTGCCCGCACCCAAACGGCGTTAA
- a CDS encoding glycosyltransferase family 9 protein: protein MIPPGAHWLRLPRFVGDAVLMHQAAAPLIAAGLPLVAWGPAATVELFEGAEGYGGAVADPPGKTGLLEGARLLRTHRPASVLALAKSLRAPAAAFLARVPRRVGCGDGGASLLLTASLKYWDRDDHALDRYRDIVRCGYPELEPAAFRPFHPRPTSAEAVADQRRRQGFDAAPYLAFAIGAAAGAKRLGLDLLVDLAHRALGAGYRIVVLGGPGDDVIWGGRLKEQVPEVLNLTAQLPWSQSAAWLAGATAVLANDSGLAHLAAACGVPVVTVFGPTIPRHTAPRGPQVTVLRKEDLACLECQQWHCPLPDHPCMTQLPAERIWAALEAQAVTRPVLPAPEAP from the coding sequence ATGATCCCGCCCGGCGCCCACTGGCTTCGCCTGCCCCGCTTCGTGGGCGACGCGGTGCTGATGCACCAGGCCGCGGCCCCGCTGATCGCCGCGGGGCTGCCCCTGGTGGCCTGGGGCCCGGCGGCCACGGTGGAACTCTTCGAGGGCGCCGAGGGCTATGGGGGCGCCGTGGCCGATCCCCCGGGAAAGACCGGCCTGCTGGAGGGGGCGCGGCTGCTCCGCACCCATCGCCCGGCCTCCGTGCTGGCTCTGGCCAAGAGCCTGCGCGCCCCGGCCGCGGCCTTCCTGGCCCGCGTGCCGCGCCGCGTGGGCTGCGGGGACGGCGGCGCCTCGCTCCTGCTGACCGCCAGCTTGAAATACTGGGACCGGGATGACCACGCGCTCGACCGCTACCGGGACATCGTGCGGTGCGGCTATCCCGAGTTGGAACCGGCGGCTTTCCGGCCCTTCCATCCGCGGCCGACGAGCGCGGAGGCCGTGGCTGACCAGCGCCGCCGCCAGGGATTCGACGCCGCGCCCTACCTCGCGTTCGCCATCGGGGCGGCGGCCGGCGCCAAGCGGCTGGGGCTCGACCTGCTGGTGGATCTGGCCCACCGGGCCCTGGGGGCCGGGTACCGCATCGTGGTGCTGGGCGGGCCCGGCGACGATGTGATCTGGGGCGGCAGGCTGAAGGAGCAGGTGCCGGAGGTGCTGAACCTCACGGCGCAGCTCCCCTGGTCCCAGAGCGCCGCCTGGCTTGCGGGCGCCACCGCCGTGCTGGCCAACGATTCAGGCTTGGCCCACCTTGCCGCGGCTTGCGGCGTGCCCGTGGTGACCGTCTTCGGGCCCACCATCCCCCGCCACACCGCGCCCCGGGGGCCTCAAGTGACAGTGCTGCGCAAGGAGGACCTCGCCTGCCTCGAATGCCAGCAGTGGCACTGCCCGCTGCCGGATCACCCCTGCATGACTCAGCTGCCTGCAGAGCGCATCTGGGCCGCCCTTGAAGCCCAGGCCGTCACCCGCCCAGTCCTGCCCGCCCCGGAGGCCCCATGA